The proteins below come from a single Anderseniella sp. Alg231-50 genomic window:
- a CDS encoding ATP-binding cassette domain-containing protein, whose amino-acid sequence MVSSSTAPGNFLELIGLHKTFVDIVALKDVSLSVAKGEVVCIIGPSGCGKSTLLRAANWLTPPDAGEVRLGGETVGSAPEGRATSERLRNLNSLRARIGMVFQQFNVWPHLNALENVICPQVVVAKRSREVAEENARKMLSEVGLNDKISEWPDNLSGGQKQRLAIARALAMDPVLMLLDEPTSALDPELVAEVLTVLQRLAEKGMTMIVVTHELGFASRVADRVVFMEGGQIIEEGAPEIILRNPKTERLQLFLEKLSITAFMPNPDNPGK is encoded by the coding sequence ATGGTTTCCAGCTCCACAGCCCCCGGCAATTTTCTCGAACTGATCGGCTTGCACAAAACTTTCGTGGACATCGTTGCATTGAAGGATGTTTCGCTCTCTGTCGCCAAGGGCGAAGTGGTTTGCATCATCGGCCCAAGCGGTTGCGGTAAAAGCACCCTGTTGCGCGCCGCCAACTGGCTGACCCCGCCAGATGCTGGCGAAGTTCGATTAGGCGGCGAAACAGTCGGCTCAGCGCCGGAGGGTCGCGCGACATCAGAGCGATTGAGAAACCTCAATAGCTTACGGGCTCGCATCGGAATGGTATTCCAACAGTTTAACGTCTGGCCACATTTGAACGCCTTGGAAAATGTGATCTGCCCGCAGGTAGTTGTTGCAAAGCGCTCGCGCGAAGTGGCGGAAGAGAACGCACGTAAAATGCTCTCCGAAGTCGGCCTTAATGACAAGATATCTGAATGGCCGGACAATCTTTCAGGGGGGCAAAAGCAACGGTTGGCGATTGCCCGGGCGCTCGCGATGGATCCCGTCTTGATGTTGCTCGATGAGCCCACGTCTGCGTTGGATCCCGAATTGGTGGCCGAAGTTTTAACCGTCCTGCAACGTCTTGCCGAAAAAGGCATGACGATGATCGTTGTTACACACGAACTCGGCTTCGCTTCCAGGGTGGCTGACAGAGTTGTGTTTATGGAAGGTGGCCAGATCATCGAAGAGGGAGCGCCGGAGATTATTTTGCGGAATCCGAAAACCGAACGGCTCCAACTCTTTTTGGAAAAGCTTAGCATTACGGCCTTCATGCCGAACCCGGATAATCCCGGTAAATAG
- a CDS encoding L-threonylcarbamoyladenylate synthase: MSHVTKDIAAAAAALRDGALVAFATETVYGLGANACDGQAVARIYEAKGRPSFNPLIVHVPAAEDAFKLGRFNADAMKLAEVFWPGPLTIVVERADDCPVSKLASAGLSSLAIRVPGRESAREFLQLAGCPVAAPSANISGQISPTMAQHVVTGLGERIWGVVDGGTCEVGLESTIVSCLGETPVILRPGGLSRERIEEGLGKPVDFQTGSTNDPISPGQLASHYAPNAAVRLNAKDARPGEAYLAFGKREPEAHIVRNLSPTKNLNEAAANLFAMLHTLDMLGAETIAVAPIPDEGLGVAINDRLERAAAPRD, translated from the coding sequence ATGAGCCACGTCACTAAAGACATTGCTGCCGCCGCTGCAGCCTTGCGCGACGGCGCCCTGGTCGCCTTTGCCACCGAGACCGTTTACGGCCTCGGCGCCAATGCCTGTGACGGACAGGCCGTGGCGCGCATTTACGAGGCCAAGGGCAGGCCTTCGTTCAACCCGCTGATCGTTCACGTGCCTGCGGCCGAGGACGCCTTCAAGCTGGGCAGGTTCAACGCCGATGCCATGAAGCTGGCGGAAGTCTTCTGGCCCGGTCCGCTGACAATCGTGGTCGAGCGCGCCGATGACTGCCCGGTGAGCAAACTGGCCAGCGCCGGGCTGTCTTCACTGGCAATCCGTGTGCCGGGACGGGAGAGTGCGCGCGAATTTCTGCAGCTGGCGGGTTGCCCGGTCGCGGCACCCAGCGCCAACATATCCGGGCAGATCAGCCCGACCATGGCGCAGCACGTGGTCACCGGGCTGGGCGAGCGCATCTGGGGTGTCGTGGACGGCGGCACTTGCGAAGTGGGACTGGAATCGACCATCGTCAGTTGCCTCGGTGAAACACCGGTGATCCTGCGCCCCGGCGGATTGTCACGGGAAAGGATTGAGGAAGGCCTGGGCAAACCTGTCGATTTCCAGACCGGATCGACCAATGACCCGATTTCACCGGGCCAGCTGGCCAGCCACTATGCGCCGAACGCCGCAGTCCGGCTGAACGCAAAGGACGCCCGGCCGGGTGAAGCCTACCTGGCCTTCGGCAAACGCGAACCGGAAGCGCACATTGTGCGCAACCTCTCCCCGACGAAGAACCTCAACGAAGCAGCGGCAAACCTGTTCGCCATGCTGCACACACTCGACATGCTGGGTGCTGAAACCATAGCCGTTGCACCAATCCCGGACGAAGGGCTGGGAGTGGCGATAAACGACCGTCTGGAGCGAGCCGCCGCACCACGCGACTAG
- a CDS encoding arginase family protein has product MARNLTAAPKREFQSFHDFPIVTDLDNLEADIAILGIPFGDPYSMGEASNDQSNAPTHIRRYCERALRGLDRYDFDIGGTLLDGRDIKVVDCGDVTAEAKDVAGNHDRSEQVVRKILASGALPIILGGDHGVPIPVFRAYEGRGPITLVQVDAHVDWRDVFHGVSYGLSSVIRRASEMDHIGDIYQIGLRSAGSGRPEEVEAALAYGSNLISDVELQEVGMKAILDRIPAGGDYYLTIDADGVDPTIMPAVAGPAPGGVNYSQMRTLIQGLVKKGNVVGMDIVEITPSRDVNGITAITAGRFMCNLIGTAVRAGYFDKK; this is encoded by the coding sequence ATGGCACGAAATCTCACAGCGGCACCCAAGAGAGAATTCCAAAGTTTCCATGATTTTCCCATTGTCACAGACTTGGACAACCTGGAAGCAGACATTGCAATATTGGGGATTCCGTTTGGCGATCCCTATTCGATGGGTGAGGCCAGCAACGATCAGTCGAACGCACCAACCCACATACGGCGCTATTGTGAACGCGCTCTTCGCGGCCTTGACCGGTATGACTTTGACATTGGCGGCACCCTGTTGGACGGGCGTGACATCAAGGTTGTCGATTGTGGCGATGTCACTGCTGAGGCCAAGGATGTTGCGGGGAACCATGACCGCTCTGAACAAGTGGTCCGCAAAATACTCGCATCTGGAGCACTTCCGATCATCCTGGGCGGCGATCATGGCGTTCCGATCCCGGTTTTTCGTGCGTATGAGGGGCGTGGACCGATCACTTTGGTCCAGGTCGATGCTCACGTCGACTGGCGGGATGTTTTTCATGGTGTGAGCTACGGCCTGTCGAGCGTTATCCGACGCGCTTCGGAGATGGACCACATCGGCGACATCTATCAGATTGGTTTGCGGTCCGCCGGCAGCGGGCGGCCAGAAGAGGTCGAGGCGGCTCTTGCCTACGGCTCAAACCTCATCTCAGACGTGGAACTTCAAGAAGTCGGCATGAAAGCGATTTTGGACCGCATTCCGGCTGGAGGTGACTATTACCTGACAATAGACGCCGACGGTGTTGATCCAACCATCATGCCAGCGGTAGCTGGTCCTGCCCCTGGCGGCGTCAACTACTCACAAATGCGAACTTTGATCCAGGGTTTGGTCAAGAAGGGCAATGTTGTGGGGATGGATATCGTTGAGATTACGCCAAGCCGTGATGTCAACGGCATTACAGCCATCACTGCCGGCAGATTTATGTGCAACCTGATCGGTACCGCCGTTAGAGCCGGTTATTTTGATAAGAAATAG
- a CDS encoding ABC transporter permease subunit, producing MKFDISYTLDAFPRLFEGALITLEVALIGFALSVTLATLLTVVRTALNSRVLNVAIAVYISFIRGTPLLVQIFLVYYVLPVFGLNIGPVTAGILALTLNSAAFVIEILRGGLASIPKGQSEAARSLGLSGFALWGKVILPQTFMSSVPPLVNEFTQVLKATALLSTITVVELMRVSQQIFSSNYHPVEVLSGAFVMYFLMCFVVSRCSSLLEANFAIRRA from the coding sequence GTGAAGTTCGATATTTCCTATACACTCGATGCGTTTCCTCGTCTCTTTGAAGGGGCGCTGATTACACTCGAGGTTGCACTGATCGGATTTGCGCTCAGTGTCACGTTGGCAACTCTTTTGACCGTTGTGCGGACGGCCCTAAATTCTCGCGTTCTCAACGTCGCAATTGCTGTTTACATAAGTTTCATTCGTGGAACCCCACTACTGGTTCAAATTTTTCTTGTTTACTATGTGCTCCCGGTGTTCGGCCTCAATATCGGCCCGGTAACGGCTGGCATACTGGCGTTAACACTCAATAGCGCTGCGTTTGTGATCGAAATTTTGCGAGGTGGCTTGGCATCGATACCCAAAGGCCAATCTGAGGCCGCGCGCTCGTTGGGATTATCGGGATTTGCGCTTTGGGGCAAAGTTATACTGCCACAGACCTTTATGTCTTCGGTTCCACCACTCGTGAATGAATTTACCCAGGTGCTCAAAGCTACAGCCCTGCTTTCTACCATTACTGTTGTCGAGCTGATGCGTGTTTCTCAACAGATATTCAGCAGCAATTATCATCCCGTCGAAGTGCTTTCTGGCGCCTTTGTGATGTATTTTTTGATGTGCTTTGTCGTAAGCCGGTGTTCGTCGCTGCTTGAAGCTAACTTTGCAATCAGGCGGGCTTAG
- a CDS encoding MmgE/PrpD family protein: MTAHNHAIQTLADAVLSMEIENVPDDAVNNAKRCLIDVCGVTLAGAKTDSAKTLYETAVETYKPGCCNILGTSHVLNAPGAAFANGAAAHALDFDDNCYAGIVHGSAVVFPSVLAIAQQRGATGAELLLGFVTGLEVEFAVAKALSNSIYDRGWWTTSVLGTIGSAAGAAKIARLDNETTRNALALAVVGAGATRAVRGTTAKHYYCGRAAESGVLAVMAAERGATGPINAFEDQSGIARVLNGAEFDPKAIEALGVEFGISQPGVDIKKYPVCYASHAAADATKEIMNSNGLTANDVAAVTCTVPPLVASNLTYSTPKTAAEAQFSLEFAISSIIEHGDIELKHLETAILTSPPIERLLGKIVVKVGDVPERYRSAESICPEWGSVELVTHCGARKLAFAASPIGSASRPLSDDMLQKKFNSCAEYRNSANAPLFLYGRMRNIELIGNAQELFT, from the coding sequence ATGACGGCACACAATCATGCGATACAAACACTAGCGGACGCAGTGCTGTCGATGGAGATCGAGAATGTTCCTGATGATGCGGTGAACAACGCCAAGCGATGTTTGATCGATGTATGCGGTGTGACACTTGCAGGGGCGAAGACAGATTCAGCAAAAACACTTTATGAAACTGCGGTAGAAACCTATAAGCCAGGGTGCTGCAACATCCTGGGAACTTCACACGTATTGAATGCACCCGGGGCGGCGTTTGCCAATGGTGCAGCCGCGCATGCACTTGATTTTGATGACAACTGCTATGCAGGTATCGTGCATGGATCGGCGGTGGTTTTCCCGTCAGTGTTGGCGATTGCGCAGCAGCGAGGTGCAACAGGCGCTGAGTTGTTGCTTGGTTTCGTTACAGGTCTGGAAGTTGAATTTGCCGTCGCCAAAGCCCTGTCCAATTCTATTTATGACAGGGGGTGGTGGACAACCTCGGTGCTCGGGACAATAGGTAGTGCCGCCGGTGCCGCCAAAATCGCCCGCCTCGACAATGAAACGACAAGAAATGCGCTTGCCCTTGCTGTGGTTGGCGCGGGTGCAACACGCGCTGTTCGAGGAACCACTGCAAAACATTACTATTGTGGACGCGCCGCTGAAAGTGGTGTTTTAGCGGTGATGGCAGCCGAGCGAGGCGCCACCGGGCCCATCAACGCATTTGAAGATCAATCCGGGATTGCACGTGTACTAAATGGCGCCGAATTTGATCCCAAAGCAATCGAGGCGTTGGGAGTGGAGTTTGGTATTTCTCAGCCTGGCGTTGATATCAAGAAGTACCCGGTCTGCTACGCAAGCCACGCCGCTGCTGATGCGACCAAGGAAATCATGAATTCCAACGGTTTAACTGCCAATGACGTAGCCGCCGTCACATGTACGGTGCCGCCCCTCGTGGCATCCAATTTGACATATTCCACCCCGAAGACCGCTGCTGAAGCCCAATTCAGCTTGGAGTTTGCGATCTCATCAATCATTGAGCACGGAGACATAGAACTCAAGCATCTTGAGACTGCCATACTGACGAGCCCGCCAATCGAGCGGCTTTTGGGGAAGATTGTGGTGAAGGTGGGCGATGTTCCAGAGCGATACAGATCTGCGGAGTCGATCTGTCCCGAATGGGGGAGTGTCGAGTTGGTGACACATTGCGGGGCCCGCAAACTCGCCTTTGCCGCATCGCCAATTGGGTCTGCGTCGAGACCACTATCAGATGATATGTTACAGAAAAAATTTAACTCGTGCGCCGAGTATCGCAACAGCGCGAACGCACCTCTTTTTCTGTATGGCAGAATGCGCAACATTGAGCTCATTGGGAATGCTCAAGAGCTGTTTACATAA
- a CDS encoding amidase family protein: MKKRVDFIKRYEPSVQAFVEGTFDGDRVLEASSGIDQDLPLAGLLLGVKDIINVDGYRTRCGSELPAQLFEGPQASCVTRLVNAGAVMAGKTVTAEFAVSDPGPTRNPRNLLHTPGGSSSGSAAAVAAGFCDIALGTQTSGSVIRPAGYCGTVGYKPSFGRVALDGVLPFSKSMDHIGLFAKDMSTLAAALPVLVSDWQRVEEGPAVNLSIGVPKGSYLNLARPRLLAQFREKIQVLERLGAGLKPIVLCEDISIHNDNHDLIANAELYRVHEAWFAEFRNVYGPMARAILEFGQSISEQTLARSLKQARGVQLWMQDLMKAQAIDAWVSPVAPDLAPEGLSSTGDFRMNAIWSYTGLPIIAIPTGIDDRNLPYSLQIVGRFGQDEALLKIAQHIFDHIGVSELPLAWNA, encoded by the coding sequence ATGAAAAAGCGTGTTGATTTCATCAAACGGTACGAACCCAGCGTGCAGGCTTTTGTCGAAGGTACATTTGATGGCGACCGTGTTTTGGAAGCGAGTTCGGGAATCGATCAAGATCTGCCACTCGCCGGCCTGCTGCTTGGTGTCAAGGATATCATAAACGTCGATGGATATCGCACGCGATGTGGCTCTGAACTGCCCGCCCAACTGTTTGAGGGGCCGCAAGCGAGTTGTGTAACACGTCTGGTCAACGCCGGGGCGGTCATGGCGGGTAAAACCGTTACGGCAGAGTTCGCGGTGTCAGATCCGGGCCCAACGCGAAACCCCCGTAATTTGCTTCACACACCAGGTGGCTCGTCCAGCGGATCTGCTGCAGCTGTCGCTGCCGGGTTTTGTGATATCGCCCTCGGAACCCAAACATCAGGCTCTGTGATACGGCCTGCCGGCTATTGTGGGACCGTTGGTTACAAACCGAGTTTTGGACGCGTGGCGCTGGACGGGGTGTTGCCTTTTTCGAAATCCATGGATCATATCGGGCTGTTTGCAAAAGATATGTCGACGCTTGCTGCCGCGCTGCCAGTTCTGGTGAGCGACTGGCAGCGGGTTGAAGAAGGGCCTGCGGTCAATCTGTCCATCGGGGTGCCGAAAGGATCTTACCTCAATCTTGCACGCCCGCGTCTCCTTGCTCAGTTTCGGGAAAAAATTCAGGTGCTGGAACGCTTGGGCGCCGGACTGAAGCCCATCGTTTTGTGCGAAGACATATCCATCCACAATGACAACCATGACCTGATCGCCAATGCTGAACTCTATCGGGTCCATGAAGCCTGGTTTGCAGAGTTCCGAAACGTATACGGACCCATGGCTCGCGCCATTCTGGAGTTTGGACAATCCATATCCGAGCAGACTCTGGCGCGAAGCCTGAAGCAAGCCAGGGGCGTGCAGCTCTGGATGCAGGATCTTATGAAAGCACAAGCTATCGATGCCTGGGTTTCGCCGGTGGCGCCGGATCTGGCGCCGGAAGGCCTCAGTTCTACGGGTGATTTTCGTATGAATGCGATTTGGAGTTACACCGGGCTGCCAATCATCGCGATTCCAACCGGGATCGATGATAGAAATCTGCCCTACAGCCTCCAGATCGTTGGGCGCTTCGGACAGGATGAAGCATTGTTGAAAATTGCACAGCACATTTTCGACCATATAGGTGTTAGCGAACTGCCTTTGGCCTGGAACGCTTGA
- a CDS encoding LysR substrate-binding domain-containing protein: protein MNKIRNLNSIQVFSVVSRLKNITHAAQFLSISQSSVSYHIKKLEDELHAPLFERKRDGLALTSHGEVLATHVESGLRSIQTGLEKASGQTGVVRVAILPMFASRWLSPRLGSFWEAHSDIQLSFHNHNNTYATKERPGDFADLGILWGLGDWEEFHATRLWTEKMVVVCSPDYLRENSITEPIDLNNCTLFHVDDELRWQEWFTKNQLEFYPSQVKMIPQEPHFQLSSTINGLGVSLFPHSMIESELESGVLVNPFGRAFDTSFAYHLAVPYGISLSKPARVFKSWLLGHCQD, encoded by the coding sequence ATGAATAAGATCCGAAACCTCAATTCAATCCAGGTGTTTAGCGTCGTTTCCCGCCTGAAGAATATTACACACGCGGCGCAGTTTTTGAGCATCAGTCAGAGCTCGGTGAGCTACCACATCAAAAAACTGGAGGACGAACTGCACGCCCCTCTGTTTGAGAGAAAACGCGACGGTCTGGCCCTAACCTCTCACGGAGAGGTTCTTGCAACACACGTGGAAAGCGGCTTGAGGTCAATCCAAACCGGACTGGAAAAGGCATCGGGTCAAACGGGAGTGGTGCGCGTGGCGATTTTGCCGATGTTTGCCAGTCGGTGGTTATCGCCCCGGCTGGGGAGTTTCTGGGAGGCACACTCAGATATACAGCTGTCGTTTCACAACCATAACAACACCTACGCAACAAAAGAACGCCCGGGTGATTTTGCTGATTTGGGCATTCTATGGGGTCTCGGAGATTGGGAAGAATTTCACGCCACGCGCCTATGGACGGAGAAAATGGTTGTCGTCTGTAGTCCCGATTATCTGCGCGAAAATTCGATCACTGAACCAATAGACCTGAACAACTGCACGCTATTTCACGTAGACGACGAACTAAGGTGGCAGGAGTGGTTCACCAAAAACCAATTGGAGTTTTATCCGTCCCAAGTGAAAATGATCCCCCAGGAGCCCCATTTTCAACTGAGTTCGACGATTAACGGTCTGGGTGTCTCGTTGTTCCCCCATAGCATGATTGAAAGTGAGCTTGAAAGTGGGGTCCTGGTCAACCCATTTGGGCGCGCATTTGACACGTCCTTTGCCTATCATTTAGCGGTTCCATACGGAATCTCCCTCTCAAAACCCGCACGTGTTTTTAAGAGTTGGTTGCTCGGACATTGTCAGGATTAG
- a CDS encoding transporter substrate-binding domain-containing protein has protein sequence MKTVFANLRMCGLLIASVLTVGIFATAASAETTLEKIKRTGKVTVGTEAAFPPFEFVEDGKIVGYGKDILDTIVADLGVELNQLDLPWQGILPGILAGKFDFVATSVSVRPERAKKYAFTVPIAEGTTWIMKRKGDTSVMKVDDMAGKIVGTQLGSGNEKAAKEFETDMKSRGVKGYGELKLFTSYPEVTLALANGTLDVAVQNLPNLAVIIKNQPGVFELVGPITDKSYMGWVTRPEDTDLRDYLSKKILEMRDSGKIDELQDKWFGFRMKIPSEGYLPDGAL, from the coding sequence ATGAAGACAGTTTTTGCAAACTTACGTATGTGTGGATTGCTCATCGCGTCCGTCTTGACGGTGGGAATTTTTGCGACAGCGGCGTCTGCGGAAACCACGCTTGAAAAAATAAAGCGGACTGGAAAAGTAACTGTGGGGACGGAGGCTGCCTTTCCTCCGTTCGAATTCGTCGAGGATGGCAAGATCGTCGGTTACGGCAAGGATATTCTCGACACCATCGTTGCAGATCTCGGCGTTGAATTGAACCAGCTTGACCTGCCCTGGCAGGGAATTCTGCCTGGAATTCTGGCGGGCAAGTTCGATTTCGTCGCAACAAGTGTGAGCGTCCGTCCAGAGCGAGCAAAAAAGTACGCCTTTACAGTGCCAATCGCAGAAGGCACGACCTGGATTATGAAACGCAAGGGCGACACCTCTGTGATGAAAGTGGATGACATGGCAGGAAAAATTGTTGGCACACAGCTCGGCTCGGGAAACGAAAAAGCAGCAAAAGAATTCGAAACAGACATGAAATCCAGAGGTGTAAAGGGTTATGGCGAACTAAAACTCTTTACGTCTTATCCGGAAGTGACACTTGCATTGGCAAATGGCACATTGGATGTAGCTGTTCAGAACCTTCCAAACTTGGCGGTAATCATCAAAAATCAACCGGGCGTGTTCGAACTAGTCGGACCCATCACCGACAAGAGCTATATGGGCTGGGTAACACGCCCTGAAGACACCGACTTACGCGACTACTTGAGTAAAAAAATTCTTGAAATGCGCGACAGTGGAAAAATTGATGAGCTCCAGGACAAATGGTTTGGTTTCCGGATGAAGATCCCCAGTGAAGGGTATTTGCCAGACGGCGCACTCTAA
- a CDS encoding ABC transporter permease subunit codes for MSLDFSIFVNYGPQLVLGFWMTIKIVVCAIILGMPFGLILALGRRSRFLVFRAVCACFIEVFRNTPFIIQVFLFFYVLPFYGVRLAAEYVGVLALAAFGSAYFAEVIRGGIEAVAKGQLESARATGMTDWQAMRHIILPQTLPIILPPLTNQTLSLVKESAILSTITVRELTMAGITVQAETFRPFEAFIMIALLYWGLNETIATLMRRIERKASRRPGSDPTATATRSAPAVNRG; via the coding sequence ATGAGTCTCGATTTCTCAATTTTTGTGAACTACGGCCCGCAGCTGGTTCTCGGTTTCTGGATGACCATAAAAATTGTCGTTTGTGCGATCATTCTCGGCATGCCGTTCGGGCTGATCCTCGCACTCGGGCGACGATCCAGGTTTTTGGTGTTCCGAGCAGTCTGCGCCTGCTTTATCGAAGTATTTCGAAATACACCGTTCATAATTCAGGTGTTTTTGTTTTTCTACGTGCTGCCGTTTTATGGTGTCCGGCTAGCCGCTGAATATGTCGGAGTGCTGGCGTTGGCGGCATTCGGGAGTGCTTATTTTGCAGAGGTTATTCGCGGCGGCATTGAAGCTGTCGCCAAGGGGCAACTGGAGAGCGCGCGTGCAACCGGAATGACAGACTGGCAAGCCATGCGCCATATTATTTTGCCGCAAACACTGCCGATCATCTTGCCCCCGCTTACCAACCAGACACTTTCTCTGGTCAAGGAATCTGCCATCTTGTCCACGATTACCGTCCGCGAACTCACGATGGCCGGTATCACTGTGCAGGCCGAGACCTTTCGCCCGTTCGAAGCGTTTATCATGATTGCCCTGTTGTATTGGGGACTGAATGAGACGATCGCCACGCTTATGCGCCGGATCGAGCGCAAGGCGTCCAGGCGTCCCGGGTCTGATCCAACGGCTACAGCGACGCGTTCAGCCCCTGCTGTGAACAGAGGTTGA
- a CDS encoding acyl-CoA dehydrogenase family protein, whose protein sequence is MFSPHTQTLHDTLNDVAGFSTLMSSGVFGELSDDVVAAILEEAGKFAANVVAPLNRDGDQHGCTLDPDTNSVATAPGWQAAYKQWCEAGWASLPCDEALGGQGLPIMVSLAVQELWNTASNAYGIGTLLTQGAVETIEAHGSDRLKQQFLPKMVAGDWTGTMNLTEPQAGSDLSGVRSQAKALDDGSYAVTGTKIYITYGEHDLTENIIHLVLARLPDAPEGTRGISMFLVPKFLVDEAGNPTRRNDVKCIGLEHKLGIHASPTCTMRFGDDGGAVGWLVGDEGRGLNCMFTMMNNARLHVGMQGVAIAERAYQQALAYAHERRQGRNKGDAEPMPIIEHPDVRRMLMDMKAKTQAARSICYLTARAIDMSRLAASEAERADNADLAALLTPVTKAFSTDIGVEVASDGVQVHGGMGYIEETGAAQHLRDARITPIYEGTNGIQALDLVTRKVALRGGETLSKLIGEMRKTASALGSDADGLSQAIEALESASREVGSWLASGDERALASATPYLRLFGLTAGAFGLARAALAARGRNAPQAEASARMLAYFSAMHVPQVAGLAAMVRDGSQAITEVTPDLLAVR, encoded by the coding sequence ATGTTTTCGCCGCACACACAAACCCTGCACGATACTCTCAACGACGTGGCCGGGTTTTCGACCCTGATGTCATCGGGCGTGTTCGGCGAGTTGTCCGATGATGTCGTCGCGGCGATCCTGGAGGAGGCGGGCAAGTTCGCGGCCAATGTCGTCGCGCCGCTGAACCGCGACGGTGACCAGCACGGATGCACGCTGGACCCCGACACCAATTCGGTCGCAACCGCACCGGGATGGCAGGCCGCTTACAAACAATGGTGTGAGGCAGGCTGGGCGTCGCTGCCGTGTGACGAGGCTCTCGGCGGGCAGGGCCTGCCGATCATGGTGTCGCTTGCGGTGCAGGAACTGTGGAACACCGCATCCAATGCCTACGGTATCGGTACCCTGCTGACCCAGGGGGCAGTGGAAACCATAGAAGCGCATGGATCCGACCGGTTGAAGCAGCAGTTCCTGCCCAAGATGGTGGCCGGTGACTGGACCGGGACAATGAACCTGACCGAGCCGCAGGCAGGATCGGACCTGTCGGGCGTCAGGTCACAGGCGAAAGCCCTGGACGATGGCAGCTATGCCGTCACCGGCACCAAGATCTATATCACCTATGGCGAGCATGACCTGACGGAGAACATCATTCATCTGGTGCTGGCACGCCTGCCGGACGCACCTGAGGGCACACGTGGAATTTCCATGTTCCTGGTGCCGAAGTTCCTCGTCGATGAAGCAGGCAATCCGACCCGGCGCAACGACGTCAAATGCATCGGCCTCGAACACAAGCTGGGCATCCATGCCTCGCCGACCTGCACCATGCGGTTTGGCGATGACGGCGGCGCAGTCGGCTGGCTTGTCGGAGACGAGGGCCGTGGCCTGAACTGCATGTTCACCATGATGAACAATGCCCGTCTTCACGTCGGCATGCAGGGTGTCGCCATTGCCGAACGCGCCTACCAGCAGGCGCTTGCCTATGCCCATGAACGCCGTCAGGGCCGCAACAAGGGCGATGCTGAGCCCATGCCGATCATTGAGCACCCGGATGTGCGCCGCATGTTGATGGACATGAAGGCGAAAACCCAGGCCGCCCGGTCGATCTGTTATCTCACCGCACGTGCCATCGATATGTCCCGGTTGGCGGCGTCTGAAGCAGAACGCGCAGACAATGCCGACCTGGCGGCGCTTTTGACGCCCGTTACCAAGGCATTCAGTACCGATATCGGCGTCGAGGTGGCGTCCGACGGCGTGCAGGTGCACGGCGGCATGGGCTATATCGAGGAAACCGGCGCTGCCCAGCATTTGCGCGATGCCCGCATTACCCCGATCTATGAGGGCACCAATGGCATACAGGCACTTGACCTGGTGACGCGCAAGGTTGCCCTGCGCGGCGGCGAAACGCTTTCAAAGCTGATCGGCGAAATGCGTAAAACCGCATCTGCGCTTGGTAGTGATGCAGACGGTCTGTCGCAGGCAATCGAGGCACTGGAGTCCGCTTCACGTGAGGTCGGCAGCTGGCTGGCGAGCGGTGACGAGCGCGCTTTGGCATCGGCAACACCTTACTTGCGGTTGTTCGGCCTGACGGCGGGCGCCTTCGGCCTTGCCAGGGCCGCGCTTGCTGCACGTGGCCGCAATGCACCGCAGGCCGAGGCAAGCGCCCGGATGCTTGCCTATTTCTCGGCCATGCACGTGCCGCAGGTGGCCGGCCTCGCCGCAATGGTGCGTGATGGATCGCAAGCCATTACCGAGGTTACGCCTGACCTGCTGGCAGTGCGCTGA